The following coding sequences lie in one Pseudarthrobacter phenanthrenivorans Sphe3 genomic window:
- a CDS encoding glutamate ABC transporter substrate-binding protein produces MKAFMTRRKSFFVAATAALALSLSACGGDAGTGGGSDPTVAEKPTFAAGTTMEKLSSAGSIKIGTKFDQPLFGQVGLDGKPVGFDVEIGKLIAAELGIPADKIEWSETVSANREPFIEQGKVDLVIATYTINDKRKQVVDFAGPYYEAGQALMVNKDNDTIKKPEDVKGKKVCSVTGSTPAATIVDKYGAELVPAATYSACLEPLRNKQVEAVTTDNVILAGFVDKEPDAFKLASDETFTKEPYGIGLKKGDTEFRNWINDQLEKFEENGSYEKAWEATAGSVIKTAPKLPEIDRY; encoded by the coding sequence ATGAAGGCATTTATGACCCGGCGGAAGTCATTCTTCGTGGCGGCTACAGCTGCCCTCGCCCTGTCCCTGAGCGCCTGCGGTGGCGACGCCGGCACCGGCGGCGGCAGCGACCCGACCGTTGCGGAGAAGCCCACCTTCGCTGCCGGCACCACCATGGAGAAGCTCTCCTCGGCCGGCTCCATCAAGATCGGCACCAAGTTCGACCAGCCCTTGTTCGGCCAGGTGGGCCTGGACGGTAAGCCTGTCGGCTTCGACGTCGAGATCGGCAAGCTCATTGCTGCTGAACTGGGCATTCCTGCTGACAAGATCGAATGGTCCGAGACTGTTTCGGCCAACCGCGAGCCCTTCATTGAGCAGGGCAAGGTTGACCTGGTGATCGCCACCTACACCATCAATGACAAGCGCAAGCAGGTCGTCGATTTCGCCGGTCCTTACTACGAAGCCGGCCAGGCTCTCATGGTGAACAAGGACAACGACACCATCAAGAAGCCTGAGGACGTCAAGGGCAAGAAGGTCTGCTCCGTCACCGGCTCTACTCCTGCTGCCACCATCGTGGACAAGTACGGCGCCGAACTGGTCCCGGCTGCAACCTACTCTGCCTGCCTGGAACCGCTGCGCAACAAGCAGGTTGAGGCAGTAACCACTGACAACGTGATCCTTGCCGGTTTCGTTGACAAGGAACCGGATGCCTTCAAGCTGGCCTCCGACGAGACGTTCACCAAGGAGCCCTACGGCATCGGCCTGAAGAAGGGTGACACGGAGTTCCGCAACTGGATCAACGACCAGCTGGAAAAGTTCGAGGAGAACGGGTCCTACGAAAAGGCCTGGGAAGCGACTGCAGGCTCAGTCATCAAGACTGCACCCAAGCTGCCCGAGATCGACCGTTACTAA
- the dapD gene encoding 2,3,4,5-tetrahydropyridine-2,6-dicarboxylate N-succinyltransferase, with protein sequence MTETASSAVPETSNATTDERSAYGFGVGTVSTGDATVLDVWFPAPALGVAAANLRSVEDADESLTRIAENGADEDRGIEQKVVFVQINLDEAPADTADAYLRLHLLSHRLAKPNTINLDGIFGKLPNVVWTNFGPAAVEGFELTRARLRRRGAVTVYGIDKFPRMVDYVVPTGVRIADADRVRLGAHLAEGTTVMHEGFVNFNAGTLGTSMVEGRISAGVVTGNGSDVGGGASIMGTLSGGGKEKITIGERVLLGANSGVGISIGDDSVVEAGLYVTAGTRVRVPGPKDEVGEDTVKIVKAAELSGVPNLLFRRNSTTGAVEVLPRAGQTVELNDALHAN encoded by the coding sequence ATGACTGAGACTGCTTCTTCCGCCGTGCCCGAAACCTCCAACGCAACCACTGACGAACGCTCCGCCTACGGCTTCGGTGTGGGCACCGTTTCCACCGGTGATGCCACAGTCCTGGATGTCTGGTTTCCCGCTCCGGCCCTCGGTGTTGCTGCCGCGAACCTGCGCTCGGTCGAGGATGCTGATGAGTCGCTGACCCGGATCGCCGAAAACGGCGCGGATGAGGACCGCGGCATCGAGCAGAAGGTGGTCTTTGTCCAGATCAACCTCGATGAAGCCCCGGCCGACACGGCGGACGCCTACCTGCGACTGCACCTCCTCTCGCACCGCCTCGCCAAGCCCAACACCATCAATCTGGACGGCATCTTCGGGAAGCTGCCCAACGTCGTCTGGACCAACTTCGGCCCCGCCGCCGTGGAGGGCTTCGAGCTCACCCGCGCCCGGCTGCGCCGCCGCGGCGCCGTGACCGTCTACGGCATCGACAAGTTCCCGCGCATGGTGGACTACGTTGTGCCCACCGGCGTGAGGATCGCCGACGCCGACCGCGTGCGCCTGGGTGCCCACCTTGCCGAGGGCACCACCGTGATGCACGAAGGATTCGTGAACTTCAACGCGGGCACGCTTGGCACCTCCATGGTGGAGGGCCGCATTTCGGCCGGCGTAGTCACCGGGAACGGCAGCGACGTAGGCGGCGGCGCCTCCATCATGGGCACGCTTTCCGGCGGCGGCAAGGAAAAGATCACCATCGGTGAGCGGGTACTGCTGGGCGCCAACTCGGGTGTTGGCATCAGCATCGGCGACGACTCCGTGGTGGAGGCCGGCCTGTACGTCACCGCGGGAACACGCGTCCGTGTCCCCGGACCCAAGGACGAGGTGGGCGAGGACACCGTCAAGATCGTCAAGGCCGCTGAGCTCTCCGGCGTGCCCAACCTGCTGTTCCGCCGCAACTCCACTACGGGGGCCGTGGAGGTACTCCCGCGCGCAGGGCAGACCGTGGAACTGAACGACGCCCTGCACGCCAACTAG
- a CDS encoding O-methyltransferase, with product MSADKSTSWSYAEDLPAEDEVMLRARERSFELGVTPIGPGVGAVLTVLAASSKAQTAVEIGTGAGVSGVCLLRGLGPQSVLTTIDVDVEHLRAAREAFSEAGSPANRTRTISGRAGDVLPRLTDRAYDLVFIDADKPGLPGYVEQAIRLLKPAGLLVINDALDKDKVANPAGREATTVILRQVGKAIRDDERLASAMLPTGDGLLVAVKK from the coding sequence ATGAGCGCCGACAAGTCCACCAGCTGGTCCTATGCAGAAGATCTGCCCGCTGAGGATGAAGTCATGCTTCGCGCCCGTGAGCGCTCCTTCGAACTTGGCGTAACCCCTATCGGACCGGGGGTTGGAGCGGTCCTCACTGTGCTGGCCGCATCATCGAAGGCACAGACCGCCGTCGAGATCGGCACCGGCGCCGGAGTCTCCGGAGTGTGCCTGCTGCGTGGACTTGGTCCCCAGTCAGTCCTGACCACCATTGACGTGGATGTTGAACACCTCCGCGCCGCACGCGAGGCTTTTTCGGAGGCCGGCAGCCCCGCCAACCGCACCCGGACGATCTCCGGCCGGGCAGGCGACGTCCTGCCGCGGCTCACCGACCGCGCCTACGACCTGGTGTTCATCGACGCGGACAAGCCCGGACTTCCGGGATACGTGGAACAGGCAATCCGCCTTCTTAAACCCGCGGGGCTGCTGGTCATCAACGACGCACTGGACAAGGACAAGGTCGCCAACCCGGCAGGCCGTGAAGCCACCACCGTGATCCTGCGCCAGGTGGGCAAGGCGATCCGCGACGACGAGAGGCTGGCCTCGGCCATGCTTCCCACGGGCGATGGCCTGCTGGTAGCCGTCAAGAAGTAG
- the galE gene encoding UDP-glucose 4-epimerase GalE — MKILVTGGTGYIGSHTVLSLQEAGHDVVVIDNLVNSSEESLRRVAELSGKTAQFHNVDLVDEAAVEHVFADSPIDAVIHFAGLKAVGESVREPLKYYYNNLVGTLNLIRVMDRHNVRSIVFSSSATVYGEHNPIPYVEKMEIGANNPYGRTKEQIEDILSDLGNADPRWHIALLRYFNPVGAHPSGRIGEDPQGIPNNLVPFIAQVAVGRREKLMVFGGDYDTPDGTCLRDYIHVVDLAEGHVAALNHVADRTGVFRWNLGSGKGSSVLEVLRSFEKAVGKPIPYEITGRRAGDLPAFWADATSALADLSWSTTKTVDEMCEDHWRWQKNNPQGYSS; from the coding sequence ATGAAAATTCTGGTCACCGGGGGCACCGGCTACATCGGTTCCCACACTGTTTTGTCCCTGCAGGAAGCCGGCCATGACGTGGTGGTGATCGACAACCTGGTCAACTCCAGTGAGGAGTCCCTCCGGCGGGTTGCCGAACTCAGCGGCAAGACCGCACAGTTCCACAACGTCGACCTCGTGGACGAGGCCGCCGTCGAGCATGTCTTCGCCGACAGCCCCATTGACGCGGTCATCCACTTCGCCGGCCTGAAGGCAGTCGGCGAATCCGTCCGCGAGCCGCTGAAGTACTACTACAACAACCTGGTGGGGACCCTGAACCTCATCCGGGTGATGGACCGCCACAACGTCCGGTCCATCGTCTTCAGCTCCTCAGCCACCGTCTACGGCGAGCACAACCCCATCCCCTACGTCGAAAAAATGGAAATCGGCGCCAACAACCCCTACGGCCGCACCAAGGAACAAATCGAGGACATCCTCTCCGACCTCGGTAACGCCGACCCCCGCTGGCACATCGCCCTACTGCGCTACTTCAACCCCGTCGGTGCCCACCCCTCCGGCCGGATCGGCGAAGACCCCCAGGGCATCCCCAACAACCTGGTCCCCTTCATCGCCCAGGTCGCCGTGGGCCGGCGCGAGAAACTCATGGTCTTCGGCGGCGACTACGACACCCCCGACGGCACCTGCCTGCGCGACTACATCCACGTCGTCGACCTCGCCGAAGGCCACGTGGCCGCACTGAACCACGTGGCGGACCGCACCGGCGTCTTCCGCTGGAACCTCGGCTCCGGCAAAGGCTCCTCCGTCCTGGAAGTCCTCCGCTCCTTCGAAAAAGCCGTGGGCAAGCCCATCCCCTACGAAATCACCGGCCGCCGCGCCGGCGACCTCCCCGCCTTCTGGGCCGACGCCACCTCAGCCCTCGCCGACCTCAGCTGGTCCACCACCAAAACCGTGGACGAAATGTGCGAGGACCACTGGCGCTGGCAGAAGAACAACCCCCAGGGCTACAGCTCCTAG
- a CDS encoding TetR/AcrR family transcriptional regulator gives MPKIVDAEARRQDVVDAVLRIIAVDGLERASLREVADEAGLAVGSVRHYFAGSEELLAYSFSSVINRIVARLEATLPEVEAAAPGTADHRSAVLTLLCGILPLDETRAMEACAWMAFKNAARVRPFLAAESDRSHREVAVIVGRVVSALLPEDEPREALVVEAERLLATLDGLCMHALLQPAWMTPEMCTDVLERHLDGMG, from the coding sequence GTGCCCAAAATCGTAGATGCCGAAGCCCGGCGCCAGGACGTAGTGGATGCGGTCCTCCGGATCATCGCGGTTGACGGGTTGGAAAGGGCCTCCCTCAGGGAGGTAGCAGATGAGGCTGGCCTCGCCGTCGGCTCTGTCCGGCACTACTTTGCAGGCAGCGAGGAGTTGCTCGCCTACTCTTTCTCCTCGGTCATCAACCGGATCGTCGCCCGCCTTGAGGCCACCCTGCCGGAAGTCGAGGCCGCTGCCCCGGGCACGGCGGATCACCGGTCCGCCGTGTTAACCCTGCTGTGCGGGATACTGCCTTTGGACGAGACGCGCGCCATGGAAGCCTGCGCCTGGATGGCTTTCAAGAATGCAGCAAGGGTCCGGCCCTTCCTGGCCGCGGAATCAGACCGCAGCCACCGCGAGGTGGCTGTCATTGTTGGCAGGGTGGTCAGCGCGCTCTTGCCGGAGGACGAACCACGGGAGGCCCTGGTGGTGGAGGCCGAGCGGCTCCTGGCCACACTGGACGGGCTGTGCATGCATGCGCTTCTGCAGCCGGCCTGGATGACTCCGGAGATGTGTACTGATGTTCTGGAGCGCCACCTCGACGGTATGGGATGA
- the dapE gene encoding succinyl-diaminopimelate desuccinylase, translating into MTAETAPEPSTQILDLRQDVALLTAAIMDINSVSGNETELADAVEAALLAIPQLNVVRDGDSIIARTELGRPERVILAGHLDTVPLPLAEEAKGTVPSSWESGVPGQGILYGRGATDMKGGVAVQLALAAAMFDGGASPKRDVTFVFYDHEEVEAVKSGLGRLVRNHGHLLDGDFAILLEPTDGTVEGGCNGTSRFEVTTVGEAAHSARAWMGSNAIHAAAPVLARLAAYEPLTINVDGLDYRESLNAVRINGGTAGNVIPDRCVVEINYRFAPDKTPDQAEAVVRELLEGFDVVRTDAAAGARPGLHHPAAASFIAAVGAEPKPKYGWTDVARFSELGIPAVNFGPGDALLAHKDNEHVHADAIRKCLRALKEWLAA; encoded by the coding sequence GTGACTGCTGAAACCGCCCCGGAACCTTCAACACAGATACTCGACCTCCGCCAGGACGTGGCGCTCCTTACCGCTGCCATCATGGACATCAACAGTGTGTCCGGAAATGAAACGGAACTTGCGGACGCCGTGGAGGCGGCGTTGCTGGCCATTCCACAGCTGAACGTGGTCCGGGATGGCGATTCGATCATCGCGCGCACTGAGCTTGGCCGTCCTGAGCGGGTCATCCTCGCCGGGCACCTGGATACGGTGCCCCTGCCGCTGGCCGAGGAGGCCAAGGGGACCGTTCCCTCTTCCTGGGAGTCCGGTGTTCCCGGACAGGGAATCCTCTACGGCCGGGGGGCCACCGACATGAAGGGCGGGGTGGCCGTGCAGCTGGCACTTGCCGCCGCAATGTTCGACGGCGGGGCCTCGCCCAAGCGGGACGTCACCTTTGTCTTTTACGACCACGAGGAAGTGGAAGCCGTGAAGAGCGGCCTGGGGCGCCTGGTCCGGAATCATGGCCACCTGCTTGACGGCGATTTCGCGATCCTCCTGGAACCCACCGACGGTACAGTCGAGGGCGGCTGCAACGGTACAAGCAGGTTTGAGGTCACCACAGTGGGGGAGGCTGCCCACTCCGCCCGCGCGTGGATGGGCAGCAACGCCATCCATGCTGCTGCCCCGGTCCTCGCGAGACTTGCAGCCTACGAGCCGCTGACCATCAACGTGGACGGGCTAGATTACCGCGAGAGCCTCAACGCCGTGCGGATCAATGGCGGCACCGCAGGAAACGTCATCCCGGACCGGTGCGTGGTGGAGATCAACTACCGCTTTGCCCCCGACAAGACGCCGGACCAGGCCGAAGCAGTGGTGCGGGAACTCCTGGAAGGCTTTGACGTGGTCCGCACCGACGCTGCCGCGGGTGCCCGGCCCGGGCTTCACCACCCCGCCGCCGCTTCCTTCATTGCCGCGGTGGGGGCCGAGCCGAAGCCAAAATACGGCTGGACCGACGTCGCGCGTTTCAGTGAGCTGGGGATTCCGGCCGTGAACTTCGGGCCGGGTGACGCCCTGTTGGCGCACAAGGACAACGAGCATGTCCATGCCGACGCGATCCGCAAATGCCTGCGGGCGCTCAAGGAGTGGCTGGCCGCCTGA
- a CDS encoding LOG family protein, producing MSINADPARNSQPRRKGPLELRRKQAAVEMSDQHLLDTKGPGQFVHTDPWRVLRIQSEFVEGFGALADIGKAVSVFGSARTKPGSPYYEMGVEVGRKLAEAGVAVITGGGPGSMEAANRGTVEGNGVSVGLGIELPFEQGLNQWVDLGINFRYFFARKTMFVKYAQGFIVLPGGLGTLDELFEAMVLVQTRKVTSFPIVLLGVDFWGPMIDWIRGTLVAEGMVSEKDLDLIQLVDDPAEAVDRVLHVAITPSLNGEQRPE from the coding sequence ATGAGCATCAACGCAGATCCGGCCAGAAATTCCCAGCCGCGCCGTAAGGGGCCCCTTGAACTCCGCCGCAAACAGGCGGCAGTGGAAATGTCTGACCAGCATCTGCTCGACACCAAGGGCCCGGGACAGTTCGTCCACACCGATCCATGGCGTGTCCTGCGGATCCAGAGCGAGTTCGTGGAAGGTTTCGGCGCCCTGGCGGACATCGGCAAAGCCGTAAGCGTCTTCGGTTCGGCCCGCACCAAGCCCGGCAGCCCCTACTACGAAATGGGCGTGGAGGTGGGGCGGAAACTGGCTGAGGCCGGCGTCGCCGTCATCACCGGCGGCGGTCCCGGCTCCATGGAGGCAGCCAACCGCGGCACCGTTGAAGGCAACGGGGTGTCCGTTGGCCTGGGCATCGAACTGCCGTTTGAACAGGGTCTGAACCAGTGGGTGGACCTGGGCATCAACTTCCGGTACTTCTTTGCGCGCAAGACCATGTTCGTCAAGTACGCGCAGGGCTTCATCGTCCTTCCTGGCGGCCTTGGCACGCTCGACGAACTGTTCGAAGCCATGGTGCTGGTGCAGACGCGAAAGGTGACCTCGTTCCCCATCGTGCTCCTCGGCGTCGACTTCTGGGGGCCGATGATCGACTGGATCCGGGGAACGCTGGTGGCCGAGGGCATGGTCTCCGAGAAAGACCTGGACCTGATCCAGCTGGTGGACGATCCTGCGGAGGCCGTGGACCGGGTCCTCCACGTTGCCATTACCCCGTCCCTTAATGGAGAGCAGCGGCCCGAGTAG
- a CDS encoding amino acid ABC transporter permease produces MSSVLYDVPGPKARRISLIGSIVGSLLILGLLAWIIMTLGQQGIFEGRRWQIFTRADVWTLLGNGLGATLSAAAIAAVIAFPLGLLLCLLRISDAAFIRIPTRVVLEFLRGMPVVLMMLFVLLGFGTSPFVAVVTGLVLYNSAVFAEIIRAGIQSLPKGQREAGLAIGLTSFKSRMLIELPQAIRRMMPSLVAQMVVLLKDTSLGYIVAYGELLRAVQVMADFLGTQFLFPIFFVAAAIYIAINILVSRIAVWIERRGSRKAAGGVAKAEPEKANAPVP; encoded by the coding sequence ATGAGTTCAGTCCTTTACGACGTCCCCGGCCCCAAGGCACGGCGGATATCCCTGATCGGCTCGATAGTTGGGTCCCTCCTGATCCTGGGCCTGCTGGCCTGGATCATCATGACCCTGGGCCAGCAGGGCATCTTCGAAGGCCGCCGCTGGCAGATCTTCACCCGTGCGGATGTCTGGACGCTCCTGGGCAACGGCCTGGGGGCAACCCTGAGTGCCGCAGCCATCGCAGCCGTCATTGCCTTCCCGCTGGGACTGCTGCTCTGCCTGCTGCGCATCTCTGACGCTGCCTTCATCCGCATTCCCACCCGTGTGGTGCTGGAGTTCCTCCGCGGCATGCCCGTGGTCCTGATGATGCTGTTCGTCCTGCTGGGTTTCGGCACGTCACCCTTTGTTGCCGTAGTCACAGGCCTGGTGCTCTACAACTCAGCAGTGTTCGCAGAGATTATCCGGGCCGGTATCCAGTCGCTGCCCAAGGGGCAGCGGGAAGCCGGGCTGGCGATCGGCCTGACCAGCTTCAAGTCCCGGATGCTGATCGAGCTGCCGCAGGCGATCCGGCGCATGATGCCGTCCCTGGTGGCGCAGATGGTGGTGCTCCTGAAGGACACCTCGCTCGGTTACATCGTGGCGTACGGCGAGCTGCTGCGTGCCGTACAGGTCATGGCCGACTTCCTGGGTACCCAGTTCCTGTTCCCCATCTTCTTCGTGGCGGCCGCGATCTACATTGCCATCAACATCCTCGTTTCAAGGATCGCTGTGTGGATTGAGCGCCGCGGATCCAGGAAGGCTGCCGGCGGTGTGGCCAAGGCTGAACCGGAAAAGGCCAATGCCCCGGTTCCCTAA
- a CDS encoding DUF3117 domain-containing protein, giving the protein MAAMKPRTGDGPMEVTKEGRSLIMRVPLEGGGRLVVELNAAEAANLKECLVGVTE; this is encoded by the coding sequence ATGGCGGCTATGAAACCACGCACCGGCGACGGCCCAATGGAAGTCACCAAGGAGGGCCGCAGCCTGATCATGCGCGTCCCGCTCGAAGGCGGCGGGCGCCTGGTGGTCGAGCTGAACGCTGCCGAGGCAGCAAACCTCAAGGAATGCCTGGTCGGCGTTACCGAATAA
- a CDS encoding DivIVA domain-containing protein, protein MSFFLVFLAVVLVGAVFWAGLGWRARQTDARALPRLLDGGFEQPPANLPPVLLPARAAPEDVDRVRFSLGLRGYRMDQVDQVLDDLRDQLAAKQREIDELRAALAAAQTPVQGGRGASTAAGKDEL, encoded by the coding sequence GTGAGCTTCTTTCTGGTTTTCCTGGCTGTGGTGCTGGTCGGGGCAGTGTTTTGGGCCGGCCTCGGATGGCGTGCGAGGCAGACGGATGCCCGGGCTTTGCCGCGGCTGCTCGACGGCGGTTTCGAGCAGCCGCCCGCCAACCTTCCCCCCGTCCTGCTGCCCGCCAGGGCCGCGCCGGAGGATGTGGACCGCGTGCGCTTCTCGCTGGGCCTGCGGGGCTACCGGATGGACCAGGTGGACCAGGTCCTTGATGACCTGCGGGACCAGCTGGCCGCCAAACAAAGGGAAATCGACGAACTTCGGGCGGCCTTGGCCGCGGCTCAAACCCCGGTTCAGGGCGGTCGTGGGGCGAGTACTGCGGCCGGCAAGGACGAGCTGTGA
- the sigE gene encoding RNA polymerase sigma factor SigE, protein MSSSVVAPVPATNHPEAEWVRPTWEEVVTNHSAKVYRLAYRLTGNKFDAEDLTQEVFVRVFRSLENFKPGTLDGWLHRITTNLFLDQARRKTRIRFDALAEDAESRLPGREPGPEQSFELNNLDVDVQAALEELPPDFRAAVVLCDLEGLSYDEVAEALGVKLGTVRSRIHRGRTMLREKLAHRDPRPQQSRRKLSMPRIAGIL, encoded by the coding sequence ATGTCATCATCAGTTGTGGCACCTGTCCCTGCAACAAACCATCCTGAAGCCGAGTGGGTCCGTCCCACCTGGGAAGAAGTGGTCACCAACCACTCCGCGAAGGTCTACCGGCTGGCCTACCGCCTGACCGGAAACAAGTTCGACGCCGAAGACCTCACCCAGGAGGTATTTGTCCGCGTCTTCCGCTCGCTGGAGAACTTCAAGCCCGGCACGCTGGACGGCTGGCTGCACCGGATCACCACGAACCTTTTCCTGGACCAGGCGCGGCGGAAGACCCGGATCAGGTTCGATGCCCTGGCTGAGGACGCCGAGTCGCGGCTGCCGGGACGGGAACCGGGGCCGGAGCAGAGCTTCGAACTGAACAACCTGGACGTTGACGTCCAGGCAGCGCTGGAGGAACTTCCGCCGGACTTCCGCGCCGCGGTTGTCCTGTGCGATCTTGAAGGCCTGTCCTATGACGAGGTTGCTGAGGCGCTCGGCGTGAAGCTGGGTACCGTCCGGTCACGGATCCACCGCGGACGGACCATGCTGCGGGAGAAGCTTGCCCACCGTGACCCCCGGCCGCAGCAGTCCCGCCGCAAACTGTCCATGCCGCGCATCGCCGGCATCCTTTGA
- a CDS encoding amino acid ABC transporter ATP-binding protein, whose translation MTTHVPGDSLVSLNGVNKHYGQLHVLKDINLQVRKGEVVVVIGPSGSGKSTLCRAINRLETIEGGTISIDGKVLPEEGKELAQLRADVGMVFQSFNLFAHKTILENVTLGPIKVKGVAKATAEKDAMALLERVGVGHQAPKLPAQLSGGQQQRVAIARALAMKPKVMLFDEPTSALDPEMINEVLDVMIQLAKEGMTMIVVTHEMGFARKAADRVVFMADGQIVEDATPEEFFTNPKSDRAKDFLSKLLTH comes from the coding sequence ATGACTACTCATGTGCCCGGAGATTCCCTTGTCTCCCTGAACGGCGTAAATAAGCATTACGGCCAACTGCATGTTTTGAAGGACATCAACCTGCAGGTCCGCAAGGGCGAGGTTGTTGTGGTCATCGGACCCTCTGGTTCCGGTAAGTCCACCCTCTGCCGCGCCATCAACCGCCTGGAGACCATCGAGGGCGGAACAATCAGCATCGACGGGAAGGTGCTCCCGGAAGAAGGCAAGGAACTCGCCCAGCTCCGTGCCGATGTCGGAATGGTCTTCCAGTCCTTCAACCTCTTCGCGCACAAGACCATCCTGGAAAACGTGACCCTTGGCCCCATCAAGGTCAAGGGCGTTGCGAAGGCCACCGCGGAAAAGGACGCCATGGCCCTGCTGGAGCGCGTCGGTGTGGGCCACCAGGCCCCCAAACTCCCGGCGCAGCTCTCGGGCGGACAGCAGCAGCGCGTGGCCATTGCACGGGCTTTGGCGATGAAGCCGAAGGTCATGCTGTTTGATGAGCCCACATCCGCACTGGACCCCGAAATGATCAATGAGGTCCTGGACGTGATGATCCAGCTGGCCAAGGAAGGCATGACCATGATTGTGGTCACGCACGAAATGGGCTTCGCCCGCAAGGCCGCCGACCGGGTCGTTTTCATGGCTGACGGCCAGATTGTCGAAGATGCCACCCCGGAGGAGTTCTTTACCAACCCGAAGAGCGACCGGGCCAAGGATTTCCTTTCCAAGCTCCTCACCCACTGA
- a CDS encoding amino acid ABC transporter permease codes for MDVILENLPLYWEGFLRTLFLSAVSGVIALVLGTLLAAARVSPVAALRGFSMVYVEVLRNTPLTIAFFFAAIVLPRLGVKFEQFEVAAIIALSTYTAAFIAEAVRSGVNSVPVGQAEAARSIGMNFGQVLNLIILPQALRTVVPPLINILIALVKNSSVAGAFFVLELFGYGRQLANANGDAVIAVLLGTAFFYLLLTVPLGILASTVERKVAIAR; via the coding sequence ATGGACGTCATCCTTGAAAACCTCCCTCTGTATTGGGAAGGTTTTCTCCGTACCCTTTTCCTGTCCGCCGTTTCCGGCGTCATCGCGCTGGTACTCGGAACCCTGCTCGCGGCCGCAAGGGTCTCCCCGGTGGCAGCGCTCCGCGGCTTCAGCATGGTCTATGTAGAGGTGCTCCGGAACACCCCCCTGACCATCGCGTTCTTCTTCGCGGCCATCGTCCTTCCCCGGCTCGGAGTGAAATTCGAGCAGTTCGAAGTGGCCGCCATCATTGCCCTCAGCACCTACACCGCAGCGTTCATCGCCGAAGCTGTCCGCTCAGGTGTCAACAGCGTCCCAGTGGGCCAGGCCGAGGCCGCCCGGAGCATCGGCATGAACTTCGGGCAGGTCCTGAACCTGATCATCCTGCCGCAGGCCCTCCGGACGGTGGTCCCGCCGCTGATCAACATCCTGATCGCCCTGGTCAAGAATTCTTCTGTGGCCGGCGCCTTCTTCGTCCTCGAACTGTTCGGCTACGGCCGCCAGCTCGCGAATGCCAACGGTGACGCCGTCATCGCCGTGCTGCTGGGCACCGCATTCTTCTATCTGCTCCTCACCGTTCCGCTGGGCATCCTTGCCAGCACGGTGGAACGAAAGGTGGCGATTGCCCGATGA